One stretch of Fictibacillus sp. b24 DNA includes these proteins:
- the ald gene encoding alanine dehydrogenase has protein sequence MIIGIPAEIKNNENRVAITPSGVITLTAAGHSVLVENNAGVGSGFTNEDYAAAGAEIVAEAKDAWSAEMVMKVKEPLASEYKYFRSDLILFTYLHLAAEPALAKALTESGVTAIAYETVEFNRTLPLLTPMSEVAGRMSAQIGAQFLEKPKGGKGILLAGVPGVRRGKVTIIGGGVVGTNAAKVAIGLGADVTIIDLSPDRLRQLDDIFGNSIQTLMSNPLNIAQAVAESDLVIGAVLIPGAKAPKLVTEEMIKSMTPGSVVVDVAIDQGGIFETVDRITTHDNPTYDKHGVVHYAVANMPGAVPRTSTIALTNVTVPYALQIANKGAQAAIAQNAPLKAGLNTAAGYVTYEAVATDLGYDYVSPEVALEKVVQTV, from the coding sequence ATGATTATTGGAATTCCAGCAGAGATTAAAAATAATGAAAACCGCGTAGCGATTACGCCATCAGGTGTTATTACATTAACAGCTGCAGGCCACAGCGTTCTTGTAGAAAACAACGCAGGTGTTGGCAGCGGATTTACAAACGAAGATTATGCAGCAGCAGGAGCAGAGATCGTTGCTGAAGCAAAAGACGCATGGTCTGCAGAAATGGTTATGAAGGTTAAAGAGCCACTTGCTTCTGAATACAAGTACTTCCGTTCAGATCTTATTCTGTTTACATATCTTCACTTGGCGGCTGAGCCAGCATTGGCAAAAGCACTAACGGAGAGCGGTGTAACAGCGATCGCTTACGAAACAGTTGAATTTAACCGTACGCTTCCTCTATTAACGCCAATGAGTGAAGTTGCAGGACGTATGTCTGCACAAATCGGTGCACAGTTCCTTGAGAAGCCTAAAGGCGGAAAAGGTATCCTTCTTGCAGGCGTACCAGGTGTTCGCCGCGGTAAAGTGACAATCATCGGTGGCGGTGTTGTTGGTACGAACGCAGCTAAAGTTGCTATCGGCCTTGGCGCTGACGTTACAATCATCGACCTTAGCCCAGACCGTCTTCGTCAATTGGACGATATTTTCGGAAACAGCATCCAAACGCTGATGTCTAACCCATTAAACATCGCACAAGCTGTTGCAGAATCTGATCTTGTAATCGGTGCTGTACTAATTCCAGGAGCAAAAGCACCTAAATTGGTAACAGAAGAAATGATCAAATCCATGACTCCAGGATCTGTTGTTGTTGACGTTGCGATCGACCAAGGCGGTATCTTTGAAACGGTTGACCGCATCACAACACATGACAACCCGACATACGACAAGCACGGTGTTGTTCACTATGCAGTAGCAAACATGCCTGGTGCAGTGCCTCGTACTTCTACGATCGCACTAACAAACGTAACCGTTCCTTATGCACTTCAAATCGCTAACAAAGGTGCACAAGCTGCAATCGCTCAAAACGCACCTCTTAAAGCGGGTCTTAACACAGCTGCCGGATATGTAACATACGAAGCTGTTGCGACGGATCTTGGCTACGACTATGTTTCACCAGAAGTAGCTCTTGAAAAAGTGGTTCAAACCGTATAA
- a CDS encoding M3 family oligoendopeptidase translates to MKFSEFTYERPDVAKLKMEFEEAVQVFKDASSAEKQNEAMKKVVALRNSFESKARLAKIRHTINTEDAFYKEEQAFMDENLPVYQGMVTSFHEALVQSPFKDELEKKWGSQLFRLAELKVKTYSEDVLEDLKQENKLSSEYVKVMASAKIEFDGKELNLAQLSPYAQSADRETRKAASKAGNAFLSSNQEKFDSIYDELVKLRTGIAKKLGYNNFTELAYDRMGRTDYNAADVKVFRDQVKEIIVPLCTKLKKSQQKRIGLGEFKFYDEPFSFTTGNPKPQGDAGWIVDQAKQVFSGLSQETGAFFNYMAEDELMDLESKKGKAPGGYCTYLQDYTAPFIFTNFNGSDNDVRVLLHEIGHAFQMYTSRGFEVPEYQFPTLEACEIHSMSMEFLTYPWMEKLFGPDTEKYLYSHLTGAVEFIPYGVAVDEFQHFVYDNPDASLAERRTKWRELEKVYLPHRDYDGLEYLENGGFWHRQGHIFRSPFYYIDYTLAQICALQFWKRSVENRESAWEDYFALCQKGGSLPFTKLVEEAGLISPFEKGCVASVVGEVEKFLATVDEDQFAKA, encoded by the coding sequence ATGAAGTTTAGTGAATTTACATATGAACGACCAGATGTTGCGAAGCTTAAAATGGAATTTGAGGAAGCAGTCCAGGTTTTTAAAGATGCTTCTTCAGCTGAGAAACAAAATGAGGCGATGAAAAAGGTTGTAGCATTGCGCAATAGTTTTGAATCAAAAGCAAGGCTCGCAAAGATTCGCCATACGATTAATACGGAAGACGCGTTCTATAAAGAAGAACAAGCATTTATGGATGAAAACCTTCCTGTCTATCAAGGTATGGTAACGTCTTTTCATGAAGCGCTCGTTCAATCTCCTTTTAAAGATGAACTAGAAAAGAAGTGGGGCAGCCAGCTGTTCCGTTTAGCGGAATTAAAAGTGAAGACGTATTCAGAAGATGTGTTAGAAGATCTGAAGCAAGAAAATAAATTAAGCTCGGAATATGTAAAGGTGATGGCGTCAGCTAAGATTGAGTTTGACGGAAAAGAGCTAAACCTTGCGCAGCTTTCTCCATATGCACAATCGGCAGATCGCGAAACGAGAAAAGCGGCAAGCAAGGCAGGGAATGCTTTCTTAAGTTCAAATCAAGAGAAGTTCGATTCGATCTATGACGAGCTTGTAAAACTTCGTACAGGGATCGCAAAAAAGTTAGGCTACAATAATTTCACTGAACTTGCTTATGACCGAATGGGCAGAACGGATTATAATGCGGCAGATGTAAAAGTGTTCCGCGACCAAGTCAAAGAAATCATCGTTCCACTTTGTACAAAATTGAAGAAAAGCCAGCAAAAGCGAATCGGTTTAGGTGAGTTCAAGTTTTACGATGAGCCGTTCAGCTTTACAACTGGAAATCCTAAGCCACAAGGTGATGCAGGCTGGATTGTTGATCAGGCAAAACAAGTTTTTAGCGGTCTTTCACAAGAAACAGGCGCGTTCTTTAATTACATGGCCGAGGACGAGCTCATGGATTTGGAAAGCAAAAAAGGAAAAGCACCCGGCGGTTATTGTACGTATCTTCAAGACTATACGGCTCCGTTTATCTTTACGAACTTTAACGGATCTGATAACGATGTGCGCGTACTGCTGCATGAGATCGGCCATGCTTTCCAGATGTATACGAGCCGTGGTTTTGAAGTTCCTGAATATCAGTTCCCAACACTTGAAGCGTGTGAGATCCACTCGATGAGTATGGAGTTTTTGACGTATCCGTGGATGGAAAAGCTGTTCGGACCAGACACTGAGAAATACTTATATTCCCACTTAACGGGTGCGGTTGAGTTTATTCCTTATGGTGTTGCAGTCGATGAGTTTCAGCATTTTGTATATGACAACCCGGATGCTTCGCTTGCTGAACGCCGTACGAAGTGGAGAGAGCTTGAGAAGGTGTACTTGCCACATCGCGATTATGATGGATTAGAGTATCTAGAGAATGGTGGCTTCTGGCATAGACAAGGCCACATTTTCCGTTCGCCGTTCTATTATATCGATTACACGCTCGCTCAAATTTGTGCCCTTCAGTTCTGGAAGCGGTCTGTTGAAAACCGTGAGAGCGCATGGGAAGATTATTTTGCGCTTTGCCAAAAAGGAGGAAGTCTGCCTTTTACAAAGCTGGTTGAAGAAGCGGGGCTGATTTCGCCTTTTGAAAAAGGCTGTGTAGCGTCCGTTGTCGGTGAAGTAGAGAAGTTCCTAGCCACAGTTGATGAAGATCAGTTTGCGAAGGCTTAA
- a CDS encoding NAD(P)-dependent oxidoreductase: MKLCILGASGRVGSKLAELAAADHMEIHALVRNPAKLPDNLLEKIHVVEGNALVQEHIEKAMNGCDIVISTLSTDGESVLSESIPLIIEAMKKQGINHIITIGTAGILQSRTEPHLLRYQSSESKRKLTRAAEDHHKAFRFLQESGLNWTIVCPTYLPDGEATGTYRVDKDFLPADGSRISTGDTAHFSYSLIKNPQPQFSQSRVGIAY, encoded by the coding sequence ATGAAATTATGTATCTTAGGAGCCTCAGGGAGAGTCGGAAGTAAACTGGCGGAGCTGGCAGCTGCAGATCATATGGAAATTCATGCATTGGTGCGGAATCCTGCTAAACTGCCTGACAATTTGTTAGAAAAAATTCACGTCGTAGAAGGAAATGCTTTAGTTCAGGAGCATATCGAAAAAGCAATGAATGGCTGTGACATCGTAATCAGCACCCTATCAACTGATGGAGAAAGCGTGCTGTCAGAAAGTATACCTCTCATTATTGAAGCGATGAAAAAGCAAGGAATTAACCATATCATCACAATTGGAACAGCCGGCATTTTGCAGAGCCGAACAGAACCTCACTTGCTTCGTTACCAGTCTTCTGAATCAAAACGCAAACTAACACGAGCAGCTGAAGACCATCATAAAGCGTTTCGTTTTTTACAAGAAAGCGGACTTAACTGGACGATTGTCTGTCCAACATATCTCCCTGATGGTGAAGCAACTGGAACATACCGAGTGGATAAAGACTTTTTGCCTGCAGACGGCAGCCGAATTAGTACAGGTGATACCGCTCATTTTTCGTACTCTTTAATCAAGAACCCACAGCCACAATTTTCTCAGTCACGTGTTGGGATCGCATACTAA
- a CDS encoding DUF420 domain-containing protein — translation MAETKQRNYTPLIIGLSIAINVLVAVLFFLPEYEGEIAFDVTLLPRLNAIFNSFTFVFLLAALYFVKQKNITLHKRFIFAAFTSTTFFLLSYVTYHYLTESTSYGGEGPLKYIYFFILITHILLAIVIVPLALITVTRGLNMQVDKHRKIARWTMPLWLYVSLTGVLVYLMIAPYYS, via the coding sequence ATGGCTGAAACGAAACAGCGTAACTATACACCGCTAATTATCGGACTATCCATTGCGATCAACGTGCTTGTGGCCGTATTGTTCTTCTTGCCTGAATATGAGGGAGAAATTGCTTTTGATGTAACCTTGCTGCCGCGATTGAACGCGATCTTTAACAGCTTTACATTCGTATTTTTACTTGCTGCTCTTTATTTTGTAAAACAAAAAAACATAACCCTTCATAAACGCTTTATTTTTGCTGCATTTACGAGTACAACATTCTTTTTGCTGTCATATGTGACGTATCATTACTTAACAGAGTCAACGTCTTATGGCGGCGAGGGACCGCTTAAGTACATCTACTTCTTTATTTTGATCACACATATCCTGCTTGCGATTGTGATTGTGCCGCTCGCGTTAATAACTGTTACACGAGGACTCAATATGCAAGTGGACAAGCATCGCAAAATTGCACGCTGGACGATGCCGTTATGGTTGTATGTAAGCTTAACAGGCGTGCTAGTATATTTGATGATTGCGCCATATTATTCATAA
- a CDS encoding permease, translated as MRDIATRDSVRKEMIGLLLLAIFIISFLFMEEIKNDSVFENLPSSIMHVNTVFLSILIEAVPFILLGVFVSALIQTFVSEQHIQKLIPKNPYAGIGAVLFMGIIFPVCECAIIPVVRRLIKKGLPLHLGVVFLLTVPIVNPVVILSTFYAFRTNMTVVYGRIGLALLVAIVIGLIIYWVFRNGDQLKSHVHYSGHDHSHGLSISRWKQTVYHASDEFFDTGKFLIFGAFLASMFQVFINRNDLLALSSNEWSSTGLMMGLAFLLSICSEADAFIAASFGSSFTVGSIIAFLVYGPMLDVKNMLMMFAYFKTRFVFVLMGLITFVVFAAAMVFQYV; from the coding sequence ATGAGAGACATTGCAACAAGAGATTCTGTAAGAAAAGAGATGATAGGCCTTTTATTGCTAGCTATCTTCATTATTTCTTTTCTATTTATGGAAGAAATCAAAAATGATTCTGTATTTGAAAACCTGCCGAGTTCCATCATGCATGTGAATACGGTGTTTTTAAGTATTTTAATAGAGGCAGTTCCTTTTATTTTATTGGGAGTTTTCGTTTCAGCCTTAATTCAAACCTTTGTATCAGAACAACATATTCAAAAATTGATTCCGAAAAATCCCTATGCGGGAATTGGAGCGGTTCTGTTCATGGGTATTATCTTTCCAGTCTGTGAATGTGCCATTATTCCAGTTGTAAGGCGTTTGATTAAAAAGGGCTTGCCGCTTCATTTGGGTGTTGTTTTTCTATTGACGGTTCCAATTGTTAACCCGGTTGTTATTCTCTCCACGTTTTATGCGTTTCGAACCAACATGACTGTGGTGTATGGCAGAATTGGACTCGCTCTTTTAGTAGCGATCGTCATTGGATTAATCATTTATTGGGTTTTCCGAAATGGAGACCAGTTAAAATCACATGTTCATTATAGCGGACATGATCATTCACATGGCTTGTCGATCAGCCGCTGGAAACAAACGGTCTATCATGCATCAGACGAATTTTTTGATACAGGAAAGTTTCTTATCTTTGGAGCTTTTCTAGCAAGTATGTTCCAAGTGTTCATTAACCGAAATGACCTGTTGGCACTTAGCAGTAATGAGTGGTCATCAACAGGATTAATGATGGGACTCGCATTCTTGTTATCCATTTGTTCTGAAGCAGATGCGTTTATCGCAGCTTCGTTTGGAAGCTCGTTTACGGTGGGATCGATCATTGCTTTCTTGGTTTATGGGCCGATGCTGGATGTGAAGAACATGCTCATGATGTTCGCGTATTTTAAGACTCGCTTTGTATTCGTATTAATGGGCTTGATTACGTTCGTGGTTTTTGCTGCGGCTATGGTATTTCAATACGTATAA
- a CDS encoding NAD(P)-dependent oxidoreductase has protein sequence MQTVGFIGTGVMGKSMAGHLINAGYPVHVYTRTKEKAEDLLEKGAIWADTPKEIAQSCDVIITMVGYPKDVEEVYLGADGLIAHVKEGSYLIDMTTSSPQLAQKIERTAAERNISALDAPVSGGDIGARDAKLSIMVGGKESAFNDMKPIFSKMGTNIVYQGKAGAGQHTKMCNQIAIASGMMGVCEAILYAEKAGLNPETVLKSIESGAAGSWNLSNLGPRILKGDFEPGFYVKHFIKDMTIALNSAEGMGLLTPGLSLAKKLYDELAEMGEEDSGTHALYKRLANQG, from the coding sequence TTGCAAACCGTTGGATTTATTGGAACAGGTGTAATGGGAAAAAGCATGGCTGGCCACTTGATAAATGCAGGTTATCCGGTCCATGTTTATACGAGAACAAAAGAAAAAGCGGAGGACCTGCTTGAAAAAGGTGCTATATGGGCGGATACGCCAAAGGAGATCGCTCAAAGTTGTGATGTAATCATTACAATGGTCGGATACCCGAAAGATGTAGAAGAAGTCTATTTAGGAGCTGACGGGCTGATTGCACATGTGAAAGAAGGCTCTTACTTAATCGATATGACTACATCGAGTCCACAGCTTGCGCAAAAAATTGAGCGTACCGCTGCTGAACGAAATATCTCAGCACTTGATGCACCCGTTTCAGGAGGGGATATCGGGGCAAGAGATGCTAAGCTATCCATCATGGTTGGCGGAAAAGAATCTGCGTTTAACGACATGAAGCCAATCTTCTCAAAGATGGGAACAAACATCGTGTACCAAGGAAAAGCAGGTGCAGGTCAGCATACCAAGATGTGCAATCAGATTGCCATTGCCTCAGGTATGATGGGCGTTTGTGAAGCGATTCTTTATGCGGAAAAAGCAGGATTAAATCCAGAGACTGTCTTAAAAAGCATTGAATCAGGTGCTGCGGGAAGCTGGAACTTAAGCAATCTTGGGCCAAGAATATTAAAAGGTGATTTTGAACCAGGTTTTTACGTGAAACATTTTATAAAAGATATGACGATTGCTTTAAACTCAGCGGAGGGAATGGGATTATTGACACCGGGACTTTCCCTCGCAAAGAAACTATACGATGAACTCGCAGAAATGGGCGAAGAAGATAGCGGCACGCACGCGCTTTATAAACGTTTAGCGAACCAAGGGTAA
- a CDS encoding MFS transporter, translated as MAQEERYGSIQENRIIPLWSLTVWLVVMNTTMFNVALPSVISQFDLSPTAGSWIVSGYSIVFALSTITFSRLSDFIPIGRLLITGLIILGIASIVGYFSNSFEFVLISRMVQAMGAGAVPGLGMVLATRYIPISRRGRAMSLISSAASLGFGLGPVIGGGITQLFGWNFLFVVTGLVLLLLPVFKVYLPVEQKSEGSFDFVGALLTGGGVTSLLLYLSSFSFYLLSLSAIFFIVLVLYSNKKEDPFIRVSLFKNTRYVSILLIGLIAFMTHFAFLFVMPVMLSNLFQKEPATIGFVIFPGAMLSAFAAIYVGRWIDRFGNLPVMRAGLLSLLLSAILFSLFATKAFYMTAIFYMFTSIGFSSLTSSLANENSRILSKDEVGSGMGMLQLVQFFGGALGVAVAGLLIEGQKAFALDVIYRNVFIFYTILVVVSFVIYQVKIKRKVSLGT; from the coding sequence ATGGCTCAAGAAGAACGTTATGGATCGATCCAGGAAAATCGGATTATTCCGCTTTGGAGTCTAACGGTGTGGCTAGTAGTAATGAACACGACGATGTTTAACGTAGCTCTTCCAAGTGTAATTTCACAATTTGATTTAAGCCCTACCGCGGGTTCTTGGATTGTTTCAGGATATTCGATCGTGTTTGCCTTATCGACCATTACATTCAGCAGGCTGTCCGATTTTATACCGATTGGAAGGCTGTTAATAACCGGCCTTATCATTTTAGGAATTGCTTCAATAGTCGGCTATTTTTCCAACAGTTTTGAGTTCGTGCTGATCAGCCGAATGGTTCAAGCGATGGGAGCAGGAGCTGTTCCAGGACTCGGAATGGTGCTTGCGACTCGTTATATTCCGATATCACGGCGTGGGCGTGCTATGTCATTAATCTCCTCTGCCGCATCACTTGGTTTTGGTTTAGGTCCAGTGATTGGAGGGGGTATCACACAGCTGTTTGGATGGAATTTCTTATTTGTGGTTACAGGTCTTGTACTGCTGCTTTTACCTGTGTTTAAAGTCTACCTTCCTGTTGAGCAGAAAAGCGAAGGCTCGTTTGACTTTGTTGGTGCGCTTTTAACGGGTGGTGGCGTTACTTCGCTGCTGCTTTATCTTTCTTCGTTCTCATTTTACCTGCTGAGCTTGAGCGCAATATTCTTTATCGTACTCGTCCTGTATTCAAACAAAAAAGAAGATCCGTTCATTCGAGTAAGTTTATTTAAGAACACAAGATATGTCTCGATCTTACTTATCGGTCTTATCGCATTTATGACTCATTTTGCATTTTTATTTGTTATGCCGGTCATGCTATCTAATCTGTTTCAGAAAGAGCCTGCTACGATTGGTTTTGTTATTTTTCCAGGAGCGATGCTCTCAGCGTTTGCCGCTATTTATGTAGGACGCTGGATCGACAGATTTGGAAACCTTCCTGTCATGCGCGCAGGACTTTTATCGCTGCTTTTATCCGCCATATTGTTCTCCCTTTTTGCAACAAAAGCATTTTACATGACGGCAATCTTTTATATGTTTACGAGTATCGGATTTTCAAGCTTAACATCCAGTTTAGCGAATGAGAATTCCAGGATTTTAAGTAAAGATGAAGTGGGTTCAGGCATGGGGATGCTCCAGCTTGTTCAATTTTTTGGAGGAGCACTAGGTGTAGCAGTTGCAGGGCTGTTAATTGAAGGACAAAAAGCTTTTGCGCTAGATGTGATCTACCGAAATGTGTTTATTTTTTATACGATTCTAGTGGTCGTGTCGTTTGTCATCTATCAAGTGAAGATAAAAAGAAAGGTGAGCCTCGGAACGTAA
- a CDS encoding S8 family serine peptidase, whose amino-acid sequence MKHFLRKTSSLTLACTFIFSAFSGASAAPSSKDAQPELAPLYGKYNLNSSHVTKVIVELKEPSVLEAKKKGQKQTKSNLKSKRDAVVKEISTRAKSYKVNNEYDHVFSGFSLEIPANEIPDLLAVSGIKAVYPDVEYHTTGEDVSDESFDEVTPQMMNSAPFIGANQAWEAGYTGEGVTVAVIDTGVDYTHPDLDQAFGDYKGYDFVDKDNDPQETPKGDPRGAETTHGTHVAGTVAADGGIKGVAPDATLLAYRVLGPGGSGTTENVIAGVEKAVEDGADVMNLSLGNSLNNPDWATSIALDQAMSDGVVAVTSNGNSGPNNWTVGSPGTSREAISVGATQLPYNVFTATTTSSDGTSYASSAVQGFPSDEALLALNGKDFELVDVGFGAPADFAGKDLEGKIALISRGAGIPFVDKATEAKKAGAAGAVIYNNVAGSMPVVPGMAVPTIMLNQADGQALLAKSDDVTVRFGIQSAGAVGELMADFSSRGPVMDTWMIKPDVSAPGVNIVSTVPTHDPANPHGYGAKQGTSMASPHVAGAAALLLEAHPDWGVDDVKAALMNTAEDLYNAKGELYPHNTQGAGSIRVVEAIETETLVTPGSHSFGVFSKTKGKEVRGEHFTIKNLSNKTKQYTFDVDLEGVKVTTSKNVKINGKSAKDVRFNVQVDASKLAPGYHEGTIRISDGSKLVEVPTILFVQEPDFPSITHFSATDLGNNNFSFAAYLPASAEKVELVLYDADLSQSHGVIGTYENVPKEYNYFDWNGEISGQKVAPGKYRVVAFSYRGAKEDYRITDIITIR is encoded by the coding sequence ATGAAACACTTTTTGCGCAAGACTTCTAGTTTAACTTTAGCTTGTACGTTTATTTTCTCTGCTTTTTCTGGTGCGTCTGCTGCTCCATCTTCTAAGGATGCACAGCCAGAACTTGCACCGCTCTACGGGAAGTATAATTTAAACTCTTCCCATGTTACAAAAGTAATTGTTGAATTAAAAGAACCTTCTGTACTAGAAGCAAAAAAGAAAGGTCAAAAACAAACAAAATCAAACCTGAAATCAAAACGCGACGCTGTGGTAAAAGAGATCTCCACTCGCGCCAAATCATATAAAGTCAACAATGAATACGACCATGTCTTTTCAGGTTTTTCATTAGAAATTCCAGCAAATGAAATTCCTGACTTGTTAGCGGTATCAGGCATTAAAGCCGTTTACCCTGATGTTGAATACCACACAACAGGAGAAGATGTGAGTGACGAGTCATTTGATGAAGTAACCCCTCAAATGATGAACTCAGCTCCTTTTATTGGTGCAAACCAAGCGTGGGAAGCAGGCTACACAGGTGAAGGTGTAACGGTCGCTGTTATTGATACAGGTGTCGACTACACACATCCTGACCTAGACCAGGCGTTCGGTGACTATAAAGGGTATGACTTTGTAGACAAAGACAACGATCCGCAAGAAACACCTAAAGGCGACCCAAGAGGTGCTGAAACAACGCACGGCACGCACGTAGCGGGTACAGTTGCGGCGGATGGCGGAATTAAAGGTGTGGCACCTGATGCAACGCTGTTAGCGTATCGCGTGTTAGGGCCTGGAGGAAGCGGGACGACTGAAAACGTTATTGCCGGAGTCGAAAAAGCGGTTGAAGACGGCGCTGACGTTATGAATCTATCACTCGGAAACTCGTTAAACAATCCGGACTGGGCTACAAGCATCGCGCTCGATCAAGCGATGTCTGACGGTGTTGTTGCAGTAACCTCCAACGGGAACAGCGGACCAAACAATTGGACAGTCGGTTCCCCTGGAACATCGAGAGAAGCGATTTCTGTCGGGGCAACTCAGCTTCCTTATAACGTTTTTACAGCTACAACTACCTCATCTGATGGTACTTCTTATGCTTCGTCCGCTGTTCAAGGGTTTCCTTCAGATGAAGCATTGCTTGCTTTAAATGGAAAAGACTTCGAATTAGTAGATGTAGGATTTGGAGCTCCCGCTGATTTTGCAGGAAAAGATTTAGAAGGTAAAATCGCATTGATCAGCCGCGGTGCAGGAATTCCATTTGTAGATAAAGCGACAGAAGCTAAAAAAGCAGGTGCAGCTGGTGCGGTTATTTATAATAACGTTGCAGGAAGCATGCCTGTGGTTCCTGGAATGGCTGTTCCGACTATCATGTTAAATCAAGCTGACGGACAAGCACTTCTCGCAAAGTCAGATGACGTAACCGTACGCTTTGGTATTCAGTCTGCTGGTGCTGTCGGCGAATTAATGGCGGACTTCTCATCTCGCGGACCTGTAATGGATACATGGATGATTAAGCCTGATGTGTCAGCACCTGGTGTAAACATCGTAAGTACAGTTCCGACTCATGATCCAGCGAATCCGCATGGTTACGGAGCAAAGCAAGGGACAAGCATGGCGTCCCCTCACGTGGCAGGTGCGGCAGCCCTCTTACTCGAAGCACATCCAGACTGGGGTGTTGACGATGTGAAAGCTGCGCTCATGAATACAGCAGAAGATCTATATAACGCTAAGGGAGAGCTCTACCCTCATAATACGCAAGGAGCGGGAAGCATCCGTGTGGTTGAAGCCATTGAAACAGAAACACTTGTAACACCTGGCAGCCATTCATTTGGTGTATTCTCAAAAACAAAAGGCAAGGAAGTACGCGGTGAACATTTTACAATTAAGAACTTAAGCAATAAAACGAAACAATACACGTTTGATGTTGATCTAGAAGGCGTAAAAGTAACAACGAGCAAGAACGTAAAAATTAACGGAAAAAGCGCTAAAGACGTTAGATTCAATGTTCAAGTAGATGCATCAAAACTAGCGCCTGGCTATCATGAAGGTACGATCCGCATCAGTGACGGAAGCAAACTTGTAGAGGTTCCAACCATTTTATTTGTTCAAGAACCTGACTTCCCTTCTATCACGCATTTTAGCGCGACTGACTTAGGAAACAACAACTTCTCGTTCGCTGCTTACTTGCCTGCTTCTGCAGAAAAAGTAGAGCTTGTCCTGTATGACGCTGATTTATCGCAATCACACGGTGTGATCGGTACTTACGAGAATGTTCCTAAAGAATACAACTACTTTGACTGGAACGGTGAAATCTCAGGTCAGAAAGTCGCGCCTGGAAAATACCGTGTCGTTGCTTTCTCTTACAGAGGAGCAAAGGAAGATTACAGAATTACAGATATCATCACCATTCGTTAA
- a CDS encoding PucR family transcriptional regulator, translating to MKNYQSDPFKGTFGSLENLADKISDVLSCPVTIEDQNHRLLAYSTHEDGTDPARVATIIGRRVPEKVVNSLWKDGVIPRLQESDDPVWVSSIQKVGLGDRVAVSIRKNKEVLGYIWVLEVEKQLTQDDMQLLKLAAASAKSQLLQMQIGTKKKEENRQELFWKMLTGNLPQEERILEKLHELNILPVLPATVFILQLEDEVTPALEKDILYLAAVNQKINVLLSAADANQMLLLASFAGKEPPLDLAKSFVESFFTHMKERFSVSEIKAAYGSLVSSFSQVEKSYKEASSVLAVQEKLGGETLNLNGYHELGIYQFLDAIYDKQQRQSYYNEMIQSLQEYDRLHKTELCHTLETYLTMDENLNKASEVLHIHMNTLLYRLKRISEITNIDMKSPHQKIMIYLDFKMNRLFKQERL from the coding sequence ATGAAGAACTATCAATCTGATCCTTTTAAAGGAACATTCGGCAGTCTTGAAAATTTAGCGGACAAAATTAGTGATGTTTTGTCATGCCCTGTAACGATTGAAGATCAGAACCATCGTCTCCTCGCTTACAGTACACATGAAGACGGAACAGATCCAGCGCGCGTCGCAACCATTATTGGGCGCCGCGTACCTGAAAAAGTGGTGAACAGCCTTTGGAAAGATGGCGTGATTCCAAGACTGCAAGAAAGTGATGACCCTGTTTGGGTTAGTTCTATCCAAAAGGTCGGACTCGGTGACCGCGTCGCCGTTTCCATTCGAAAAAACAAGGAAGTTCTCGGCTATATTTGGGTACTAGAAGTTGAAAAGCAATTAACACAAGATGATATGCAGTTATTAAAGCTAGCGGCCGCTTCAGCAAAAAGTCAGCTTCTTCAAATGCAGATTGGTACAAAAAAGAAAGAAGAAAACCGGCAAGAACTTTTTTGGAAGATGCTTACGGGAAACCTTCCTCAAGAAGAGCGTATCCTGGAAAAGCTGCATGAACTCAACATTTTGCCTGTACTTCCTGCGACCGTTTTTATTTTGCAGCTAGAAGATGAAGTTACACCTGCTCTAGAAAAAGACATCCTTTACTTAGCCGCGGTTAACCAAAAGATCAATGTCCTGTTGTCTGCCGCTGACGCAAACCAAATGCTTCTCCTTGCCTCATTCGCCGGTAAGGAACCACCATTAGATCTGGCAAAATCATTTGTTGAGTCCTTTTTTACTCATATGAAAGAACGATTTTCAGTTTCAGAAATAAAAGCTGCATACGGCAGTCTTGTCTCTTCTTTCTCACAAGTAGAAAAAAGCTATAAAGAAGCATCCAGTGTACTAGCTGTCCAGGAAAAGCTAGGCGGTGAAACACTAAACTTAAACGGCTACCATGAACTCGGCATCTACCAGTTCTTAGATGCAATTTATGATAAACAACAAAGACAGAGCTATTATAACGAGATGATTCAGTCTCTTCAGGAGTATGACCGCCTGCATAAAACAGAGCTCTGTCATACACTAGAGACATATTTAACAATGGATGAAAACCTAAATAAAGCATCAGAAGTCCTTCATATCCATATGAACACACTGCTTTACCGTTTAAAGCGCATTAGTGAGATTACAAATATAGACATGAAAAGTCCCCATCAAAAGATTATGATCTACCTGGATTTTAAGATGAACAGACTTTTTAAACAGGAGCGTTTGTGA